The DNA window TTATAATATTAATAATGATTTTATTTATTCAGATAAAATATGATGAAATTCTACTTTTCATTAGTCTTGGTTTTATTGACATTGACTTCTTGCAATAAAAGTTATAAAATTACAGGTGTATCTTCAGTTTCTAATTTAGATGGAAAGACGTTATTTCTTAAAGTTGCTCAAGATGGACAATGGGTGAATGTAGATTCGGCAGAGATTGTTCATGGAGAATTTACAATGAAAGGATGTGTGGATTCAGTGCAGATGGTATCTCTTTTCGTGGACGATGAGAATATTATGCCAATGGTATTGGAAGGTGGAAACATTGAAATAAATATATCCAATACAAAACTTTCCGTGAAGGGCTCTCCGCTGAATGATAAATTATATGCTTTTGTTGAAAAGAAAGCATCTATGGATACTCGGGTTGAAGAACTGGAACATAAAGAAGCAAAAATGATTTTGGATGGTGTTGATCCGGCTGAAATAAATCAGATACTTACAAAAGAAAGTGATCAGCTAATGAATGAGATGAATGGATATGTGAAGTCTTTTATTGCTGAAAATTATGAAAATGTACTGGGCCCCGGAGTCTTTATGATGATGTGCAGCAATTTTCCTTATCCATTGATGACTCCTGCTTTGGAAGATATAGTAAAAAGCTCTCCTGAATCATTTAAAAATAATCCCCTGATTAAAGAATATGTGACTAAGGCTCACGAAAACATGCAATCAATTCAGGAACATCAGATTATGCAGCAAAACGAACAGCAACAAGCTGCAATGATGTCTCAGACTCAGCCTGCTGCTGCTAGTAATTAATTTTGATCTGGATTATGAACCATTCCTTTTAGTTCTGAAGGAAGGGCACTTTCTACAACGTTGTAAGATTCCTCTAATATCTCCTGTGCGTTTTTTAATCCTTTCCCTTTTGGAGGGATAGGCTTGTGAATGGTGAGCGTCAGATTATGACGATGTATCCACTTGCCTGTACGAGGAAGAATCTCAAATGAGCCTTCAATGGTTAATGGTACTACAGGCAACTGTAAATCGTCAGCTAGCTGAAAGGCTCCTTTCTTAAAATAACCCATATGTCCAGTGAAGCTTCTTGCGCCTTCAGGGAATACTACTACGGATGTTCCTTCTGTAAGGCTGGCTTTTGTTTTTCTTATTGTCTCTAAAACTTTTTTTGGACCACTTCTGTCAACGAATATGTGACCGGCTTTCTCGCAAGCTCTTCCAACAAAAAGAATTTTCCGTATTCCCTTTTTCATCATCCACTTGAAGTTTCGTCCCAGATAACCATATATCAGGAATATATCAAATGCTCCCTGATGATTTGCCACAAATACATAAGATGTTTTTCCCTTAAGATTTTCTTTTCCGTTGACTTTAACGCGTATCAGTAAAAAAAAGCATATAAGTCGAGACCATATTTTACCAGGATGATATCCCCAAAAATGTGCACTTCCCAATGTGCATCCCACAATAGTGGTTAATGCAGTAAGTATAGTTAATACAAACAGTAAGGGAAGTGCAATGCAAATTTGGTAGATATAATATAATATCTTCATGTGAATTATTTCAAGACACTTAGTTCTTTTCCTATTTTAATGAATGCGTTGATACATCTGTCCAGATGAGCTCTTTCGTGTCCGGCTGAGATCTGAACACGGATACGAGCCTGATCTTTTGGTACTACAGGATAATAGAAACCTGTTACATAAATGCCTTCTTCCAATAATTTGGCTGCATACTCCTGTGACAGTTTTGCATCGTAAAGCATTACTGCGCAAATAGCACTTTGAGTCGGTTTGATATCAAATCCGGCTTCGACCATTTTTGTACGGAAATAAGTTACATTCTCAACCAGTTTGTCGTGCAGGTCATTGTTTTCTTTAAGCATTTTGAATACTTCCAGACTTGCGCCTACTACTGCTGGTGGAATAGAATTTGAGAACAAATAAGGACGTGAACGCTGACGAAGCAGCTCGATAATCTCTTTACGACCTGTTGTAAATCCCCCGATTGCACCTCCGAATGCTTTTCCCAGAGTACCAGTCACAATATCGATTCTACCGTATGTGTTGAATTGCTCATTTACACCATGTCCGTTTTTTCCAACCACACCTGCAGAGTGACATTCGTCAACCATTACAAGTGCATCGTATTTTTCTGCTAAGTCGCAGATTTTATCCATTGGGGCTACATTGCCATCCATTGAGAAAACTCCGTCGGTTACAATAATGCGGAAGCGTTGTGCTTGAGCTTCCTGCAAGCATTTTTCAAGTTCTTCCATGTTTGCATTGGCATAACGATAGCGCTTAGCTTTGCAAAGTCTTACTCCGTCAATGATTGATGCATGATTTAAAGAATCTGAAATGATAGCGTCCTCTTCTCCCAATAATGGTTCAAATACACCGCCATTAGCATCAAAGCATGCTGCATAAAGAATGGTGTCTTCTGTTTTGAAATAATCGGAGATGGCAGCTTCCAGTTCTTTGTGAACATCTTGTGTACCACAAATGAAACGTACTGAAGACATTCCGTATCCTCGTCTGTCCATCATTTCTTTTCCTGCAGCAATCAAACGAGTATTATTAGATAATCCAAGATAATTGTTAGCACAAAAATTCAGCACTTCTTTTCCTTTTACAGTAATTGCAGCTTGTTGTGCACTCTCAATTAATCGCTCTTCTTTGTAAAGCCCTGCTTCTTTAATTTCAGCAATTGTATTGCTGAGGTATTCTTTCATTTTGCTGTACATAATTCGTTTATTATTAGTTAGTTTTATATATTAGTGCTAAATGTATCTTGTATTTATACTTGTTTGCTTTACAAAAGTCATTATTATTTTTTGAATAAACAACGTCTTATAAGTATTTATTAAAAAAAAATGTGCTTACTTTGCAGCCTAATTCTAACAAATTTAAATAATTGACACAATGAAAAATATTTTGGTAGTTGGAGCTACCGGGCAGATTGGTTCGGAATTAACTATGGAATTGCGAACGCGTTATGGCAACGATCATGTGGTTGCCGGAT is part of the uncultured Bacteroides sp. genome and encodes:
- a CDS encoding DUF4369 domain-containing protein; this translates as MKFYFSLVLVLLTLTSCNKSYKITGVSSVSNLDGKTLFLKVAQDGQWVNVDSAEIVHGEFTMKGCVDSVQMVSLFVDDENIMPMVLEGGNIEINISNTKLSVKGSPLNDKLYAFVEKKASMDTRVEELEHKEAKMILDGVDPAEINQILTKESDQLMNEMNGYVKSFIAENYENVLGPGVFMMMCSNFPYPLMTPALEDIVKSSPESFKNNPLIKEYVTKAHENMQSIQEHQIMQQNEQQQAAMMSQTQPAAASN
- a CDS encoding lysophospholipid acyltransferase family protein; protein product: MKILYYIYQICIALPLLFVLTILTALTTIVGCTLGSAHFWGYHPGKIWSRLICFFLLIRVKVNGKENLKGKTSYVFVANHQGAFDIFLIYGYLGRNFKWMMKKGIRKILFVGRACEKAGHIFVDRSGPKKVLETIRKTKASLTEGTSVVVFPEGARSFTGHMGYFKKGAFQLADDLQLPVVPLTIEGSFEILPRTGKWIHRHNLTLTIHKPIPPKGKGLKNAQEILEESYNVVESALPSELKGMVHNPDQN
- the kbl gene encoding glycine C-acetyltransferase, which translates into the protein MYSKMKEYLSNTIAEIKEAGLYKEERLIESAQQAAITVKGKEVLNFCANNYLGLSNNTRLIAAGKEMMDRRGYGMSSVRFICGTQDVHKELEAAISDYFKTEDTILYAACFDANGGVFEPLLGEEDAIISDSLNHASIIDGVRLCKAKRYRYANANMEELEKCLQEAQAQRFRIIVTDGVFSMDGNVAPMDKICDLAEKYDALVMVDECHSAGVVGKNGHGVNEQFNTYGRIDIVTGTLGKAFGGAIGGFTTGRKEIIELLRQRSRPYLFSNSIPPAVVGASLEVFKMLKENNDLHDKLVENVTYFRTKMVEAGFDIKPTQSAICAVMLYDAKLSQEYAAKLLEEGIYVTGFYYPVVPKDQARIRVQISAGHERAHLDRCINAFIKIGKELSVLK